In Desulfopila inferna, a single genomic region encodes these proteins:
- a CDS encoding PRC-barrel domain-containing protein — MKKLSTILIALVATLALASPLYAAGDKSDKDPAQAGAMEGKSAKDLEGMKVVSQDGEEIGEIQSVTEDEQTGEIQFVTLSRGGVLGMGGEETPVPYEALQIDQEQATLTVDQSKLDNAPQQANMSDQEFRSELESHYGISPAWEQDTQMDQPQTTDPTMQPETESPGMEDPATSPDMQSTPGTSTDMQESPDTQQ, encoded by the coding sequence ATGAAGAAATTATCCACAATTCTTATCGCACTTGTAGCGACGCTGGCATTAGCCAGCCCTCTCTACGCAGCAGGGGACAAGAGTGACAAAGATCCGGCGCAGGCAGGAGCGATGGAAGGTAAGTCTGCCAAGGATCTGGAAGGCATGAAGGTAGTCTCTCAGGATGGAGAAGAAATCGGTGAAATTCAGAGCGTCACCGAAGACGAGCAGACCGGTGAAATCCAGTTTGTCACCCTTTCCAGAGGTGGAGTGCTGGGTATGGGCGGCGAAGAGACTCCTGTACCGTATGAAGCTTTGCAGATCGACCAGGAGCAGGCTACACTGACCGTTGACCAGAGCAAGCTGGACAATGCTCCGCAGCAGGCCAACATGTCTGATCAGGAATTCCGCAGCGAGCTGGAAAGCCATTATGGTATTTCCCCGGCATGGGAGCAAGATACCCAAATGGACCAGCCACAAACAACTGATCCGACTATGCAGCCCGAGACTGAATCCCCGGGTATGGAGGATCCGGCTACTTCCCCGGACATGCAGTCCACCCCGGGTACCTCTACGGA